The following is a genomic window from Spiribacter sp. 1M189.
CCCTGGTGGCGCCGCTGACGGTGGGCGAAGGCGTGACGATCGGGGCGGGGACGACCGTGCGGGAAGACATCCCCGCTGATACCCTGACGGTGGAGACCGGGCATTTGCGCCAGATCCCGGGCTGGCGATCCAAGGAAAGGGACTGACTCGATAAAAGGGGGAAGCCTGCATGTGTGGAATCGTCGGGGCGGTGGCGGAGCGCGAGGTCTCTGCCATCCTGCTGGAGGGCCTGCGGCGGCTCGAATACCGGGGCTATGACTCCGCTGGTCTGGCGGTGCGCGGTGACGAGGGTGTCCTCCATCGACACCGCGCGGTCGGCAAGGTCGGTGCCCTTGAAGACGCGCAGTCCGCTCGGCCGTACCGGGGTTCCCTTGGCATTGCGCACACCCGCTGGGCAACCCATGGCGCTCCCACCGAGGCCAACGCCCATCCCCATGTTGCCCGGGACGAGGTCGCCATCGTCCACAACGGCATCATCGAGAATCACGAAACGCTCCGTCGCCAGCTGACCGCCGCCGGCTACCGGTTCGACTCCGAGACCGATACCGAGGCGGTGGTCAATGCCGTCCATGAGCGGCTTGAGGCCGGGGACGACCTGCTGACGGCAACGCGTTCGGTGATCGCCAGGTTGGACGGCGCCTACGCCCTCGGTGTGATCTCGCGTCATGATCCGGATCGCCTGATTGCGGCGCGTCGGGGCAGCCCCCTGGTGGTGGGCGTGGGCATCGGCGAGCATTTCATCGCCTCGGATGTCGCCGCCCTGCTGCCGGTCACCCGCGACTTCATCTATCTTGAGGAAGGCGATGTCGCCGAACTCACCCGCGGGGCCGTGCGCATCTTTGATGCCGAGGGCAAGCCGGTCGAGCGGTCGGTACGGACCACTGAACTCACCGCCGACGCCGCGGAGCGCGGGACGTTCCGGCACTTCATGGCCAAGGAAATCCACGAACAGCCCCGCGCGGTGGCGGAGACACTCGAGGGCCGCATCGCCGAGGACCGCGTCCTGCCGGAGGCGCTGGGCCCGGAAGCCACGCGCATCCTCGGCGACGCGCAGCGGATCCAGATTGTTGCCTGCGGGACCAGTTATCATGCGGGTCTGGTGGCACGTTACTGGTTCGAGGCCATCGCTGGCCTGCCCTGCGATGTGGAAGTGGCCAGCGAATTCCGCTACCGGCGCCATGTGGTGCCACAGGACACCGTGTTCGTGACCCTGTCCCAGTCCGGCGAGACCGCGGATACGCTGGCCGCGCTCCGCGAGGCCCGGACCATGGGTTATCTCGCCATGCTCGCCATCTGCAACGTCCCGGAGAGTTCACTGGTGCGCGAATCCGACCTGGTCATGATGACCCGCGCCGGTCCGGAGATCGGCGTGGCCTCCACCAAGGCCTTCACCACGCAGCTCACCGCCTTGCTTCTTACCGTCATTGCCACCGGCCGCCTGCATGGTCTGCAAGCCGCCGAGGAAGCCCGGCTGGTCGCCGCTCTCCGCAGCCTGCCCCGGCAGATAGAGGATGTGCTGGCACTGGAGCCGGCAATCGAGGCGATGGCAGAGCAGTTCGTCGACAAGCATCACAGCCTCTTCCTGGGCCGCGGTACCCAGTACCCCATCGCCATGGAGGGTGCGCTCAAGCTCAAGGAGATCTCCTACATCCATGCCGAGGCCTATCCGGCGGGAGAGCTCAAGCATGGCCCGCTGGCACTGGTGGATGCCGAGATGCCGGTGGTCACGGTGGCCCCCAAAGACGACCTCGTGGAAAAGCTCAAGTCCAATCTCCAGGAGGTCCGGGCCCGCGGCGGCCGACTCTACGTGTTTGCCGACGCCGCCGCGGCGCCGGCCGCGGATGACGACTGTCAGGTCATGGTGCTGCCGCCGGTGGATGAAGTGGTGGCCCCACTGCTCTACACCGTTCCGCTTCAGCTGCTGGCCTATCATGTGGCCGTTCTCAAGGGCACCGACGTGGATCAGCCGCGTAATCTCGCCAAGTCAGTAACGGTGGAATAATCCCGGCACTGGATTTTTCCACCGCTGGCCGTGTCCGACAGAGCAGTGTCGCGAAGATTGTTCGGAGGCCTGCATGGAGGCAGCGCAAGCGTCGGCCCGATCGCTGACCGGAGAGGTCATCGGCGTCCACGGCAGTGTCGTGGACGTGCGGTTTGCTGGCGAACTCCCGGAGCGCCTTGATGCCCTGACGGCCGGTGAAGACGGCCGCATCGTTCTCGAAGTGCAGCGCCACGTCGGCGTGCATGCGGCCCGCTGCATCGCGCTTACCACGACCCGTGGGCTGGCCCGCGGCGATCGCGTCCGGGCTACCGGCGCCGGCCTGCAGACGCCAGTGGGCCGGCAACTCCTGGGCCGGATGCTGAACTGCTTTGGCGAGCCGGTCGATGGCGGCGAATCATTGGGCTCCGCTCCCCGCTCGCCCATCCATCGCGATCCGATGCCCCTCGAAGACCGGGTGACCAGCACCGAGGTCTTCACCACCGGGATCAAGGCCATTGATCTGCTCTCGCCCCTGGAACTGGGCGGCAAGGCCGGCCTGTTCGGTGGCGCCGGCGTGGGCAAGACCGTGCTGATCACTGAGCTGATCAACAACATGGTGCGAGACTATGAGGGCGTCAGTCTGTTCTGTGGCATCGGTGAGCGCAGTCGCGAGGCGGAAGAGCTCTACCGACAAATGCGGGACGCCGGCGTGCTGGATCAGACCGTCATGCTGTTCGGTCAGATGAACGAGCCGCCCGGGGCGCGTTTCCGGGTCGGTCACTCTGCCCTCACGGTCGCCGAGCATTTCCGCGACGCCGAGCAGCGAAGCGTGCTGTTGCTCATCGATAACATCTTCCGTTTTGTCCAATCGGGCATGGAGGTTTCGGGTCTGATGGGCCGGATTCCCTCGCGGGTCGGTTATCAGCCCACGCTGGCCACCGAGCTGGCGCAGCTCGAGGAGCGCATCGCAAGCTCGCGCAGTGCATCCATTACCTCGGT
Proteins encoded in this region:
- the atpD gene encoding F0F1 ATP synthase subunit beta, which translates into the protein MEAAQASARSLTGEVIGVHGSVVDVRFAGELPERLDALTAGEDGRIVLEVQRHVGVHAARCIALTTTRGLARGDRVRATGAGLQTPVGRQLLGRMLNCFGEPVDGGESLGSAPRSPIHRDPMPLEDRVTSTEVFTTGIKAIDLLSPLELGGKAGLFGGAGVGKTVLITELINNMVRDYEGVSLFCGIGERSREAEELYRQMRDAGVLDQTVMLFGQMNEPPGARFRVGHSALTVAEHFRDAEQRSVLLLIDNIFRFVQSGMEVSGLMGRIPSRVGYQPTLATELAQLEERIASSRSASITSVQAVYVPADDMTDPSATHTFSHLSASLVLSRNRASQGLYPAVDPLASDSKMLSAEVVGRRHYEIARAVRRTLSEYEELKDIIAMLGLEELSADDRATVSRARRLERFLTQPFFTTEQLTGMEGRSVSLEDTLSGCERILEDEFADHGERAFYMIGRIDEVAKG
- the glmS gene encoding glutamine--fructose-6-phosphate transaminase (isomerizing) translates to MCGIVGAVAEREVSAILLEGLRRLEYRGYDSAGLAVRGDEGVLHRHRAVGKVGALEDAQSARPYRGSLGIAHTRWATHGAPTEANAHPHVARDEVAIVHNGIIENHETLRRQLTAAGYRFDSETDTEAVVNAVHERLEAGDDLLTATRSVIARLDGAYALGVISRHDPDRLIAARRGSPLVVGVGIGEHFIASDVAALLPVTRDFIYLEEGDVAELTRGAVRIFDAEGKPVERSVRTTELTADAAERGTFRHFMAKEIHEQPRAVAETLEGRIAEDRVLPEALGPEATRILGDAQRIQIVACGTSYHAGLVARYWFEAIAGLPCDVEVASEFRYRRHVVPQDTVFVTLSQSGETADTLAALREARTMGYLAMLAICNVPESSLVRESDLVMMTRAGPEIGVASTKAFTTQLTALLLTVIATGRLHGLQAAEEARLVAALRSLPRQIEDVLALEPAIEAMAEQFVDKHHSLFLGRGTQYPIAMEGALKLKEISYIHAEAYPAGELKHGPLALVDAEMPVVTVAPKDDLVEKLKSNLQEVRARGGRLYVFADAAAAPAADDDCQVMVLPPVDEVVAPLLYTVPLQLLAYHVAVLKGTDVDQPRNLAKSVTVE